Proteins found in one Geitlerinema sp. PCC 9228 genomic segment:
- the recG gene encoding ATP-dependent DNA helicase RecG: MRNEKAQSIDWSRLQKALAVESENGFADMMGRSYRFSEFMQMSFRDRPPSLTEDEKRRWELVATAYAQYPRMETEQRRSLVEYTRQLLLALERSANKRSQNQETATPQTNGSRLAAKTKSSTQPAIANQSNALEQPLLKLPNIGVKKGEQLAKLGLYTVGDLLYYFPRDHLDYAKQVPIQDLQAGETVSIIAKVQRCKCFSSPKNRKLTILELSLQDNTGKIKITRFFAGMRYANRGWQEQQKRLYPVGSIVAASGLVKKNKYGLTLDNPEIEVMDGLGGQLESDKIGRLVPVYSLTEGVGADLVRKAVVTALPAAAHICDPLPKGLRSRYGLMDLPSAIAGIHFPNDRQQLQDARHRLVFDEFFYLQLGLLRRRQSQKQTQTKAIAPSQGYLIEQFYQLLPFEMTGAQKRVINEILTDIQKTTPMNRLVQGDVGSGKTVVAVVAMLAAIQAGYQAALMAPTEVLAEQHYQKLVNWLTLLNLPVELLTGSTKAAKRKPIYQQLATGELPVVVGTHALIQDTVEFHRLGLVAIDEQHRFGVEQRAKLQQKGVAGAPHVLTMTATPIPRTLALTLHGDLDVSQIDELPPGRTPVQTTVLKAKERKQAHDLIRREVVQGRQAYVVLPLVEESEKLDLRSAIEEYQKLQETVFPEFSVGLLHGRMASAEKEEAIANFRDGQTEILVSTTVIEVGVDVPNATVMLVENAERFGLSQLHQLRGRVGRGAAASYCLLVMNAKATPEAQERLQVLAKSQDGFFIAEMDMRLRGPGEVMGTRQSGMPDFVLASLVEDQDVLMVAREAAEKVLAKDPTLNRWPQLKAALAERYRKLMGGAIWT, encoded by the coding sequence ATGAGAAATGAGAAAGCACAAAGTATAGATTGGTCCCGGTTGCAAAAGGCACTGGCTGTCGAGTCAGAAAATGGCTTTGCTGACATGATGGGGAGATCCTATCGCTTCAGTGAGTTTATGCAAATGAGCTTTCGCGATCGCCCCCCTTCTCTCACGGAAGACGAAAAGCGGCGGTGGGAACTGGTGGCAACTGCCTACGCGCAGTATCCCCGCATGGAAACGGAACAGCGCCGCAGCCTGGTGGAATACACCCGTCAGTTGCTTTTGGCATTAGAAAGAAGTGCCAACAAGCGATCGCAAAACCAAGAAACCGCCACCCCCCAAACCAACGGTTCTCGACTGGCAGCCAAAACCAAATCTTCCACCCAGCCAGCCATTGCCAACCAAAGCAACGCCCTAGAACAACCCTTATTAAAACTACCCAATATCGGGGTTAAAAAAGGGGAGCAGCTCGCCAAACTGGGACTGTACACCGTCGGTGACTTGCTCTACTACTTTCCTCGGGACCACTTAGACTACGCCAAACAAGTTCCCATCCAAGATTTACAAGCTGGGGAGACCGTAAGTATCATTGCCAAAGTCCAGCGCTGCAAGTGCTTTAGCAGTCCCAAAAACCGCAAGCTCACCATTTTAGAACTTTCCCTACAAGACAATACCGGCAAAATCAAAATTACCCGCTTTTTCGCTGGCATGCGCTACGCCAACCGCGGCTGGCAGGAACAGCAAAAACGCCTCTATCCCGTGGGTTCTATTGTGGCAGCTTCTGGGTTGGTGAAAAAGAATAAATATGGCTTGACGTTAGACAATCCGGAAATTGAGGTAATGGATGGCTTGGGAGGGCAGTTAGAATCGGATAAAATCGGACGTTTGGTGCCGGTTTACTCCCTCACGGAAGGGGTAGGTGCCGATTTGGTACGCAAGGCGGTGGTCACGGCACTGCCAGCGGCTGCCCACATTTGCGATCCGTTGCCCAAGGGATTGCGATCGCGTTACGGTTTAATGGACCTCCCTAGCGCCATTGCTGGCATTCACTTTCCCAACGACCGGCAACAACTGCAAGACGCACGCCACCGTTTGGTCTTTGATGAGTTTTTCTACCTACAACTGGGACTGCTCCGCCGCCGCCAAAGCCAAAAACAAACCCAAACCAAAGCGATCGCTCCCTCACAAGGCTATCTCATCGAACAATTTTACCAGCTTCTGCCCTTTGAAATGACCGGTGCCCAAAAACGGGTCATCAACGAAATCCTCACCGACATTCAAAAAACCACCCCCATGAATCGCCTCGTACAAGGGGATGTGGGTTCGGGAAAAACCGTCGTGGCCGTCGTTGCCATGCTGGCAGCGATTCAAGCTGGTTATCAAGCTGCCTTAATGGCCCCCACAGAAGTTCTCGCCGAACAACACTACCAAAAATTGGTCAACTGGCTGACCCTGCTAAACTTACCCGTAGAACTGCTCACCGGGTCCACCAAAGCCGCCAAACGCAAACCCATTTACCAACAGCTAGCCACCGGCGAACTGCCAGTAGTGGTCGGAACCCACGCCTTAATTCAAGATACGGTAGAATTTCACCGTTTGGGACTGGTTGCCATCGACGAACAGCACCGCTTTGGCGTGGAACAGCGCGCCAAATTGCAGCAAAAAGGCGTTGCCGGCGCACCTCACGTTTTGACCATGACCGCCACGCCGATTCCGCGAACCCTGGCGCTAACCCTGCACGGAGATTTGGATGTCAGCCAAATTGACGAACTTCCCCCTGGTCGTACCCCCGTGCAAACCACGGTTTTGAAAGCTAAAGAACGCAAGCAAGCACACGATTTGATTCGGCGGGAGGTGGTACAAGGCCGGCAAGCTTACGTGGTGTTGCCTTTGGTGGAAGAATCGGAAAAATTGGATCTGCGATCGGCGATTGAAGAATATCAAAAGCTGCAAGAAACGGTGTTTCCAGAATTTTCCGTGGGATTGCTGCACGGACGTATGGCCTCGGCCGAAAAAGAAGAAGCGATCGCAAATTTCCGTGATGGTCAAACCGAAATTTTGGTATCCACCACCGTAATCGAGGTTGGTGTAGACGTTCCCAACGCCACAGTCATGTTGGTAGAAAACGCGGAACGCTTTGGTTTATCCCAACTCCACCAACTGCGAGGTCGCGTGGGGAGGGGGGCCGCCGCTTCCTATTGCTTGCTAGTGATGAACGCCAAAGCCACACCAGAGGCACAAGAACGCCTGCAAGTTCTCGCCAAATCCCAAGATGGCTTTTTTATCGCCGAAATGGATATGCGACTGCGCGGACCTGGGGAAGTCATGGGAACCCGCCAGTCGGGAATGCCAGATTTTGTCCTGGCGAGTCTGGTAGAAGACCAAGATGTGCTCATGGTAGCACGGGAGGCTGCCGAAAAGGTCCTTGCCAAAGACCCCACGC